The stretch of DNA TACGAGGCTTCGTCGGAAGATGCCCCCGTCCAGAGAAATGATGACGCAATAGAGGAGAGTCATTGCCGAAATCGGAAGTGCGTCAATTGCGCCGCCGCTCGCTCCCAAATAAAACGTTGGTGTAGAGAGAAATATTAGAGACGCTATCGTTCCAACTGTAAGGCTGCTCAGGCGTCCAATAGTAAAGATCAGAGTGGCTGACGACAAAGCAAACCAGGGAGCGATCAAGCGCATCATACCGGGTACGTCGGCGTGTCCTTGTATTACGTTCATAAGATAGATCATGGACACGTACAACGGAGGATGCGTCCAGGGGCCAAAGAAACCGGAGCTGTTCAAAGCCGAATTCAACGCTGGGTAGGCCGAAAGATCGCGTTGCTCGAAAAGAAATCGACCCACCGTTGCATATTCCAAAGAGTCATTTTCCGTTAGTGGTGTCAAAAGAGTGTCTGCGGCTAATCCGATTATCCAGGCTGCAAGGAGAGCTCCAAAGAGCCAGTCCCATTTCTCGGGCGAGAATCTATTCATCTTTTCTGGCTTCTCTTTCGCAACACGATCAGGGCAGATTAAAAGAAGTACGAGGCTCAAGATGAACAGCAACGTAAGCGCGCCCAGAAGGTGTGTTATATGCCGAGCGCCAGGAAATATGTACAACAGGAGTACCGTCGACATACCCAAAAGAAACGGCGCAACCGCAACGCCAAAAGCCAGCGGAATGGCGCCTGCGCGAGCGGTAGATGACCAGGTCAACGATCTCGCCAGCATGAGCCCCGTTAACGTAGCGACAGAGGCTGTGCCGAGGATCAGAGCCCATGCGGCGAAGGAAGTTTCAATCATCGAAAATCAGCTCAAGGCTCTTTTTAGCCTCTATGTAGTTCGAAGGTATCTAGCTCGTTGATTCTGCGGATGACGTCATTAAAATCCAGGCCGATGGTTTCCAAGTACCAAAGTAAAGACTGAAGTCTGGGTCTGTTCTCGACAATGACCGCCTGAAGCGCTTCCTCGCGGCCAATCATTCCTTCGCGAATCTGATTGCTGCGAAAAGTATCGAATTCGGAAAAACCCCGCGCCGTCAGATAAATATAATTATAGAATGGGGCGGTGCCATCCCCGATACGCCAAGTACTAGAAGTGTCCGGAGCCAATTCCCAGTTGTATTTTGTCAGGAGCACATCATTCACTTCGCGCTCGTCCCAGACGAGATGATCGTATATAAAATGGAAGTCTCGCCTCGGCTCAACGTAATAGGAGAAAAAAGCTCTGACCGTATCGGGAATCGATTTGTTGAAGTACCCTGGATTCGCCAGACAATGATAAGCGTAATAAGCACTCATCCGCAGTTTTCGACCAAACGAGAGATAGTCCAAACGCTTCTTGCCGAAATCTGGCGGCACGCCACAAAAACCGGACTTGAAATCGGTATTTTCTAAAGGATTGGCACACCAAAGATCTAATTTGATCCCTGTCTGACGCTTGAGTTGATTTGTTACGCTGAAAAAGTGCTTATCCCCAGCCATGAATAGGGGTACCAGCCCAAGTTCCGGCCGACGTAACCATGCCGTGACGTTTTTTCGAATATTATCCCGCTTTCGTTTAATGTCCGCAGACACAAGGATGTTTTGTATTCCGAGCTGACCGCAAATCCTGGCTATATTTCGACGAGCTAGATCAGTCACCATCCCCCAGTCATACGTAAAGGTGACCGGTGTAAGGCCGAACTCCTTCTTGATAAGATGCAGGCCGTAACTGCTGTCGCGGCCGCCACTGAATGCTACTAGAACGTCAGGAACTCCTTTCGAATTCCTGTAACTTTTTAAGGAATCAATAAATTTTTCCTGCGCGGCGGTTGGATCAACACCCTGGTAACGAGGGCGATAATTTTGGCAATAATTGCAGACGCCTTGTTCGTCAAAAGAGATGAAAGGAAATGTTTTAGGCAAGATGCATCGGGTACATCGGTGCAGAGCGGCAACCTTCGCCTCCCCATACCTTAATAGGCCTTCATCCACCTGTCGCATAATCACGGCAGGGCAGCGCGAAGGCGAGATTTCCACATCATGTTGCACGGTCGGCGTTTCCGAAGGCGATGGGAAAACCGGGAGCGGGCATGCGTTAGAACCCCGAAGTTCAAACGGGAACGCCCGCATCGCATCCAGTGTCAAAAGTACACCCTTGCCAGGGCGGAGCCACTCGATGTTATTCGGCGACCCATTGACGGCGCCATTAAGGCTTTTTAACGCGTGATCCAGGATGTACCTCTCGGAGGCAAATATCGTAAAACCGGCATCGGTGTCAGTGTATCGATATAAGTCGCCGGTATTGGTCGCTAGTACAATCCAGATACCCCTCTCGTGTGTCCATGCCACAGACGCTGCGCCGCGAATCCTGGAAAAGACTTGAACCGTAGCTTCCGCTGGGTCGGACAGCGTAAGGGCGTCGGCAGCTAGGGCTGCCATAACCTCGGTGTCCACCTGTGCATGGCGTTGGAGATGGGGTGCGGCAGCCCAAAGCTCGTCCACATTGACCACGATACCGTTGTGAATCATGGTGACGCCCCCCCAGCGAACAGGTTGGTTATTTTCGTTGAGCTCCGAAGTTCCGTTCGTCACAAGGCGGGAATGCCCCAACATCGCTAAAGGAACCGACGGACGGCCTTCTTGTCCAGAAAAGGCTATTCGCACGGGTCCGTCGGTCAACTTGCGGTATTCTCGCGATTTCAAAAGATCCGAGGCGCGTTGAGCAACCTTGAGTGTCCAGGCTTGGCTCTGGGATGGAAGATAAACATGCAATCCCGCCGACTCCTTACCACGGCTTTCCGAATAATGGTAAAGGCCCGCTAAGGTTGCTGCCACTTCCCGGTGCGAAATACTGGCGTCAGGCCTTAGGAATACACCGAAAATACCGCACATGACTTACCTCCAAGCCGTATTTGTCAATAGGTTCCAAGCTAGTAAACGGTGTACGAGAAATACAATCGTTGCTATACCCACAACATAGCTCATAGCCGTGGCGAGCGCAGCCCCCTCAATTCCCAGTAATGGGATCAACGCGGCATTCAAGCCGAAATTCGTACATACGACGATGAGATTTTGTAGGGTCTGCAGTCCCGGACGCCCGCTCACAAGCATCAAGTTGTCGAACGGGACTAACCCCGACACCAGCGTTAGGCTACTTAGCAGGATTACCAAGGAAATCAGCCCTTCCTCAAGGCCCTTCATCGGCATGATATACGCGCCTAACAGCCAAAACGCGATTGTCAACCCGGTGGCCAAAGCTATTGCACAAGGAAATGTGTATTTTTTCGCGCGACTTAGTAGCTGTTGAAGGCCGATCCAATTGCCGGTTCGTAAATCGGAAACAAGTACGGGATTAAACGTTGTTCGTAACACTCCTAACACCTGATACATGCCATCCCCCATCATCGCAGCAAAGCTATAGATCCCTACGGAGCGGTCCGGCAGGAACAAACCTATCATTATCACATCGATGCGGGAGTTCAGTTCTACGAACATTCCCGCCAGCAAGCTTTTCGCACCAAAGCTAAAATGCAGCTTCGTCCACTTTGAATCAAATTCGAGTGAGGGCACCAATCCTTGCGTCATCAGGTAGACAATGACTCCAATAAACATGAACAATTCACAAATAAGGAACCCGAACATCGCACGTTCAAAGGGATAATTGGACGCCGCAATCACCCCGATCCAAAGCGTCAATATGATATAGCGAAGGGACTGAAGTATCGCAAAAGCCTTCATGTGGCGTAAACCATTGAGAAATGCCAAGAGAACTTTATTGAGAGGAAAGAGAACAAGTCCTACCGCCGCCTTGGCCAGAGCCTTTGTTGTTGCCGGACTCTCGAGTGTTTCTCCTATGAGTGGCGCAATCGAGAACATCGTAAGGGCCATGCAAATGCCCAACAACAGCGCAAAAAAGGCAGCATTTATCAGAAGGCGATCAAGTTCGGTTCGATCCCCACTATGAAGCGCTGTGTGGCGCATGACCGAGTAATGGAGGCCGAAAACTGCGATTTGCGAGGCCGTGATGTAGATTGCGTAGGCCTGGTTAAAAACCCCCAAGACTGTGGCGTCGCGTAATCCGGCGATCAGCACATTGATGATGATTCCGCAGACAGCGAGCACGCCAAGGCTACCCATGGACCAAACGATGTCCTGGCTTAGCTTGTGTTTAAGAAAATTCATTTGTCAGCGGCGTCGACGGACCTCCCTGTGTGTCAAAGGAGGATTAATGTCACGATTCGTTTCGTAATCAAACCACATGGCAAAAAACAACGAATTGAACCCGATAGCGAAGGAAAAAAGCCAGCCCATGAGCGTGATTTCCGGGACGTGGCCCGTATGGGTCCATAGCAAAACGAGGCGAGCAAAAAAGACAGCACTGATGAGCAAATTAAAGAATCCAAAGGCATAAAAGAAAATCAGCGGATGAAAATTGCGAATGATATATTTCTCTTTCAAGCGCCAGAAGAAAAGTCGCACCAGTAACCAACCAATAGTGAAAAGGACTTTGTGGACTTTGATGTTGGATTTCTCGCCGATGTCATAGACGGGTTCGATAGGTACATCGGCAACCCGCATATTCACCACATTTAGACGGACCAACAAATCGTTTGGCTGGCCGTAACGTCTATACATGTTGTCCCAATCGATCGCGCGCAACGCACGCGCATTGATCGCGGCATAGCCTGTCTGTGAGTCGGCCACGCTCCAATATCCAGAGGCGATCTTGGTGAGCAATGAAAGTGCAGAATTACCAAAGAATCGTACCTTGGGGATTTTGAAAAACGCTTCGCCGGTTACTAAGCGATTGCCCTTGGAATAATCGACCACATCCTCCACTATCGGATCGAGCAATGCGGGCAGATCTTCCGGATCCATTTGAGCGTCTCCGGCCATAACTACAGCGACATCGTACTCGTTGTCCCTGCTCCATTTGTATCCCGTGGCGATGGCACCGCCCACGCCCTGGTTCTCAGAGTGTTCCAATAACTGTATTCGCCCACTCTTATAACCCGGATGGGATCGAACGACTTCGGAAGTACGGTCCCGACTGCAGTCGTTGACGATAACGATTTTGTCTATGAATAACGGCATCGTCTCAATGACACGTGCAATTTGGCTTTCTTCGTTATACGCAGGTACGACGACGGAAACTTTTTGGTCTTTATACATTCCGGAGCTCCGATTTCATTGGCACGTTGCCAACGTACCTCACTTACATTATTAATTAAGAGATATCTCGTCGAGGGCAGTTCTAAATTTTGATACCGGTCATAAAGGCCGAAGCCGCTGAAAGCTTTACGCTTTCTTTGACAAAACTGGATGACATTGCTACGGGCATAAGCCATTTTCAGTACGAAAATATGGAGAGCTCAATAAAGAAGAAACTTTGCGGCTGCTTGGTCGCGATTCTATTAACGCAACCTGGCCTCTCAGCATCAGCACAGGAGCCTGAACAGGCGCAGAGAATTCTGCAACCACGCAGAATAGAGGGATCGAGCTTTGGAACTAGGAAGGAAGAAGCGATTCTTCCTCAAGAAAAACTGCAACAGCAAGCTCCTGGTTTTATGATGCCAGGATCGACTCAGATGGGACTTACTTATCAGGTTCACGTCCTGGGTGAAGTTCATAAACCTGGGACCTATCGTGTACCTGCATCAAGCCGCCTGTCCGAGGCACTGGACAAGGCGGGTGGAATTCAAGGCCAAGGGTCCAGGCGTCGGATTGCGTTGAGGCGGGGGGGTAGGGAACGCGGGATTGATTACTTATCCTTTGAACTCTATGGAAACTTGGATGCGAATCCGTACCTTCTAGATAATGACGTGGTACGCGTGCCATTACAACGCAACGTCGTTCTGATTGAAGGGACAATCAAGAGACCTGGAAATTATGAATTGAGAGACGAAAAAAATCTCGAGGATCTCTTGAAATTGGCCGGTGGTCCCACGCCCGGAATGGGGATTTCCGCCCCGATCAAAGTGATACGAATCAGTGATGAAGGGAAGGAGGTCGTTGAGGTCGAAAACAATAAAGTAAGGCGAGAACAGTTCTTGCTTAGGGACGCTGATACGGTCGTCTTTCCTCATATCCTGACCGCTAACCGGAAATTTGACTATAATCTAGCTAGTTTACCCGGAGATAATGAACTCTTTTACCCCTCGTACGACGAAAGAATTTTTGTGCTGGGCGCAGTTGCGAAACCTGGACCGTATCCCTTTACTCCCTATTACGACATTCAGCAGTATCTTACTCTCGCTGGCGGAACGACACGGTTAGCCAAAGTGAAAAAAATCCAAGTGTTAGTACCGGGGGGAGGAAGCCAGCCATGGACAGCTGAAACGCAAATTAACCCTGGCAATACGATCTTCGTTCCAGAGAAATATATGTCAGCCGAAAGCGTCCTTGCCCTTGTCTTGGCGCTGACAACAACGGTTTTGGGAATCACGACAACGATATTAACGATAAATAATAACTAGTGAAGTCATTCCCTTGCCAATATGGTTTAGAATTGACACCTCTCGGTGTTAAAGGAGGGCGAGGGAAGTAGGGACGTAACCTGAAACCTTTATGGATCGTGAATACATGGAAGATGAGATCAACCTCATACAATATTTCCGTATAATTGCCCGACGTTGGCGGATGATCACGGCCGTGGTGCTTGTTGTGACGGCGTGTTCTGTCTTGATTTCGTTGTTGCTCCCAAAGATTTACAAAGCCGAAGCGACCATCATGCCGATTGGTGGATCAAAAAGTGGAGGGCTCCAGGCAGCCGCACTTACACAAATGGGGCTTGGTGCATTGTTGGCGAATCTCGGAGCTACGTCCTCTTCTTCTGTTCAGATCATTGCCCTCCTAAACAGTCGAACATTGGCCGAAAGGATGATCGAGAAGTATGGGCTCATGGAGGTCCTGTACTCAAAACTTTGGGACCAAGAGCATAAAAAGTGGAAGGTTAGCGGCGAAGACCAACCAACAATGGAAGACGCCGTGGCGAAACTCTTTCAGCACGTGACCTTCACCGACAACAAGAAGGCGCAGACCATCAAAATCAAATTAGAGCTTGCGGATCCAGGTATTGCGGCAGAAATCGTAAACAATTACATTCGGGAACTAACGTATTTCATTAATGGGAACACATTTACAGTGGCGAAGCGAAACCGGATATTTCTCGAGGACCAGCTGGAGAGAAACAAAGCGGAACTTTTGGAATCGGGAAAGGAACTGGCGGCATTTTATTCGACAAAAAAAATCTCAAACGTAATACCCACGTTAGATGTCGATGTATCGTTGACCAGTGGAATCCTTCAGAAAACTGTGGGCCAGACCATCGTTGGTCAGACCTCCTCTCCCATCAACCCGAGCCCGATGGCCCAGACCCTGAAATCACTTCAGGAAACCCAAGAAAAGGCCCAAGATCTGCAGGAACAAGCACGCAGCGTTCAAGAGAAAATTCAAAAAGTGCGAATCGTTAAGAATGTTCCACAGCAAGTCTATCTGCAATACCTGACCCTTCGACGGGAACTGTTGGTTCAAGTCAATTCGCTTTTAACCCAGCAATACGAACTCGCTAAGGCCGAAGAAGCCAAGGAAGATCTCAACTTTCAGGTCATCGATTGGGCAAAGGCTCCGATTCGAAAATACAAACCAAACCGGCTCGTCATCGTGATCACATCTTTCATAACCTCTCTATTCCTGATTTTACTTTACACAATATTTCGAGATTACCTTGAACGCATGAAATCTGTTCGTGCCTAGACGGGCCCTGCAGATTCGTTCTGTTACGTGCAGTAAAATGGAATACCAAATTTCTGACGCCCGAAATATCTCATCGTCAAAAAACTGGGACAATGCACGCAAATCTGTCTAATATCCTAAAATTACATGCGATTTTAATTGGGGTGCGTGGCACCGATCTTGCTGGTTTCCATTTCATTCGTATGAGATTCTGTGCAGACCATGAGTAAGTTCACAAGTTACCGTCAGATAATTGACAGTATTGTCGTGCTCTTCATTGGAGCCGGGGCCTACGCGTTTGCGTTCTATCTGAGGTTTGAGTTCTCAATTCCTGTAACCGAATCGGAGACCCTACTTTACACACTGCCGATATTGCTGGTTGTAAGGTTGGTTGCCGCGCATGTTTTCGCGCTGCATCGTAGATCATGGCGGTACATGAGTCTTGTAGACGCGGTCGATATTTGCAAAGCGTCGCTCGCTGGGTCCGTGATCTTTGCCGTCATCGTGTTTTTGGTCGGAGGAACGGATCTCCCAAGGTCTGTATACCTGCTCGACGGCTTTTTATTCCCAGGATTCTTGATCGGTACGCACGTGTCCGCTCGGCTGCTTCTCGAACGACACGGTTGGAACGGAATCCGATATTGGAAACGAGTTCTAATCGTCGGTGCCGGCGATTCCGGACAAGCTCTAATTAAAGAACTTCAAGGTCGGATGAATCATTCCTACGATCCTGCGATCGCCGTCGACGATAATCGAAACAAACTGGGTTTGAAGATTCATGGGGTGCCGGTCGCAGGTACTCTTGCAGATGTCGAAGAGTTAGCCAGAATTCATCGGATCGACGAAGTGATCATTGCCTGCCACAAGCTTTCCAAGGAAAAATTGACGGATATCTATAATGCCTGTGAAAGATCGGG from Bdellovibrionota bacterium encodes:
- a CDS encoding oligosaccharide flippase family protein — its product is MNFLKHKLSQDIVWSMGSLGVLAVCGIIINVLIAGLRDATVLGVFNQAYAIYITASQIAVFGLHYSVMRHTALHSGDRTELDRLLINAAFFALLLGICMALTMFSIAPLIGETLESPATTKALAKAAVGLVLFPLNKVLLAFLNGLRHMKAFAILQSLRYIILTLWIGVIAASNYPFERAMFGFLICELFMFIGVIVYLMTQGLVPSLEFDSKWTKLHFSFGAKSLLAGMFVELNSRIDVIMIGLFLPDRSVGIYSFAAMMGDGMYQVLGVLRTTFNPVLVSDLRTGNWIGLQQLLSRAKKYTFPCAIALATGLTIAFWLLGAYIMPMKGLEEGLISLVILLSSLTLVSGLVPFDNLMLVSGRPGLQTLQNLIVVCTNFGLNAALIPLLGIEGAALATAMSYVVGIATIVFLVHRLLAWNLLTNTAWR
- a CDS encoding glycosyltransferase family 2 protein; amino-acid sequence: MYKDQKVSVVVPAYNEESQIARVIETMPLFIDKIVIVNDCSRDRTSEVVRSHPGYKSGRIQLLEHSENQGVGGAIATGYKWSRDNEYDVAVVMAGDAQMDPEDLPALLDPIVEDVVDYSKGNRLVTGEAFFKIPKVRFFGNSALSLLTKIASGYWSVADSQTGYAAINARALRAIDWDNMYRRYGQPNDLLVRLNVVNMRVADVPIEPVYDIGEKSNIKVHKVLFTIGWLLVRLFFWRLKEKYIIRNFHPLIFFYAFGFFNLLISAVFFARLVLLWTHTGHVPEITLMGWLFSFAIGFNSLFFAMWFDYETNRDINPPLTHREVRRRR
- a CDS encoding SLBB domain-containing protein: MTKLDDIATGISHFQYENMESSIKKKLCGCLVAILLTQPGLSASAQEPEQAQRILQPRRIEGSSFGTRKEEAILPQEKLQQQAPGFMMPGSTQMGLTYQVHVLGEVHKPGTYRVPASSRLSEALDKAGGIQGQGSRRRIALRRGGRERGIDYLSFELYGNLDANPYLLDNDVVRVPLQRNVVLIEGTIKRPGNYELRDEKNLEDLLKLAGGPTPGMGISAPIKVIRISDEGKEVVEVENNKVRREQFLLRDADTVVFPHILTANRKFDYNLASLPGDNELFYPSYDERIFVLGAVAKPGPYPFTPYYDIQQYLTLAGGTTRLAKVKKIQVLVPGGGSQPWTAETQINPGNTIFVPEKYMSAESVLALVLALTTTVLGITTTILTINNN
- a CDS encoding Wzz/FepE/Etk N-terminal domain-containing protein; the protein is MDREYMEDEINLIQYFRIIARRWRMITAVVLVVTACSVLISLLLPKIYKAEATIMPIGGSKSGGLQAAALTQMGLGALLANLGATSSSSVQIIALLNSRTLAERMIEKYGLMEVLYSKLWDQEHKKWKVSGEDQPTMEDAVAKLFQHVTFTDNKKAQTIKIKLELADPGIAAEIVNNYIRELTYFINGNTFTVAKRNRIFLEDQLERNKAELLESGKELAAFYSTKKISNVIPTLDVDVSLTSGILQKTVGQTIVGQTSSPINPSPMAQTLKSLQETQEKAQDLQEQARSVQEKIQKVRIVKNVPQQVYLQYLTLRRELLVQVNSLLTQQYELAKAEEAKEDLNFQVIDWAKAPIRKYKPNRLVIVITSFITSLFLILLYTIFRDYLERMKSVRA